In Desulfurispira natronophila, one DNA window encodes the following:
- the argF gene encoding ornithine carbamoyltransferase: MKHFIALRDYSQQELQLILEQAFLLKSQQKQKTRHRLLEGKTLAMIFEKSSTRTRVSFETGIFQLGGVGLFLSSQDLQMGRGEPIKDTAVVLSRYVDGIMIRTFAHETVEELAMHSSVPVINGLSDLLHPCQIMADVMTMMEHSPKPINEIEVAYVGDGNNVANSLVYGAASLGYHVRIATPPGYEIPERIAEHARQIATSTNARITFTHDPAEAVQGCDFVYTDTWASMGQEEEKQQRLDDFRGFTVDEKLMSLGSPDCKFLHCLPAYRDMEVSADVCDGPRSIIYDQAENRLHAQKAIMAYLMT, translated from the coding sequence ATGAAACACTTCATCGCTCTGCGGGACTACAGCCAGCAAGAGCTGCAGCTTATACTGGAGCAGGCATTTCTTCTGAAGTCACAACAAAAACAGAAAACTCGACACCGCTTGCTTGAGGGCAAAACGTTAGCCATGATTTTTGAAAAATCCTCCACGCGGACTCGAGTTTCTTTTGAAACCGGCATATTCCAATTAGGTGGCGTGGGACTTTTCCTGAGCTCACAAGACCTGCAAATGGGACGCGGCGAACCTATTAAAGATACTGCAGTGGTCCTCTCTCGCTACGTGGATGGCATTATGATTCGCACTTTTGCCCACGAGACGGTTGAAGAGCTAGCCATGCACTCCTCTGTACCTGTGATTAACGGCCTTTCGGATCTTTTGCATCCTTGTCAAATCATGGCAGACGTCATGACCATGATGGAGCACAGCCCTAAGCCAATCAATGAAATTGAGGTTGCATACGTGGGTGACGGCAACAATGTTGCCAACTCATTGGTCTATGGTGCTGCCAGTCTGGGTTACCATGTTCGCATCGCCACACCACCAGGCTACGAGATTCCCGAGCGCATAGCTGAGCACGCACGGCAGATTGCGACCTCTACCAACGCACGTATTACCTTTACCCACGACCCTGCTGAAGCGGTGCAAGGTTGCGACTTTGTGTACACCGATACCTGGGCCAGCATGGGGCAAGAAGAAGAAAAGCAACAGCGCTTAGACGATTTTCGTGGCTTTACTGTTGATGAAAAACTCATGTCGCTGGGATCACCTGACTGCAAGTTTCTTCACTGCTTACCTGCCTATCGGGACATGGAAGTCAGTGCAGATGTGTGCGACGGACCTCGCAGTATAATATATGATCAGGCAGAAAATCGCCTTCATGCTCAAAAGGCGATTATGGCTTACCTGATGACCTAA
- a CDS encoding argininosuccinate synthase: MANKDQVNKVVLAYSGGLDTSVILKWLIKEYDCEVIAFTADLGQEEELDSVEPKALKTGASKVYITDLRDEFASDFIYPMMRSSCIYEGRYLLGTSIARPLITKGMMDVVAKEGAQAISHGATGKGNDQVRFELAAYHFDPSIKVIAPWREWDLNSRDALVKFAKDNDIEIPPAKKSPYSRDRNLMHISHEGNNLEDPWWEPDEDVYVLSVSPENAPDKPTWLELEFEKGDVVAINGERMTPLQVFQFLNKVGGANGVGRLDLLENRYVGMKSRGVYETPGGTIYYEAHRGMEELTMDREVMNLRDSLIPRYAGMVYNGYWFSPEREALQALIDETQKTVNGTVRVKIYKGNVTVTGRKSATDSLFDANISTFEEDHQVYNQADAEGFIKLNALRLKIRSKLYGAKK; this comes from the coding sequence ATGGCAAACAAGGATCAAGTAAACAAGGTCGTACTCGCATACAGTGGTGGCCTTGACACCAGCGTTATTCTCAAATGGCTTATCAAGGAGTATGATTGCGAAGTCATTGCCTTTACAGCAGATCTTGGACAAGAAGAAGAGCTGGACTCGGTTGAGCCCAAAGCCCTTAAAACAGGAGCCTCCAAAGTTTACATCACTGATCTTCGCGACGAGTTTGCCAGCGACTTCATCTACCCCATGATGCGATCCAGTTGCATTTATGAAGGGCGCTACCTGCTGGGCACCTCTATTGCTCGCCCTCTTATAACCAAGGGCATGATGGATGTTGTAGCCAAAGAAGGAGCTCAAGCCATCAGCCATGGTGCTACTGGAAAAGGCAATGACCAGGTGCGCTTTGAGCTGGCGGCCTATCATTTCGATCCTTCCATCAAGGTAATTGCTCCTTGGCGCGAGTGGGACCTAAATTCCCGCGATGCCCTGGTTAAGTTTGCCAAGGATAACGATATCGAAATTCCTCCTGCCAAGAAATCTCCTTACTCACGCGATCGCAACCTGATGCACATTTCTCACGAAGGCAACAATCTGGAAGATCCTTGGTGGGAGCCTGATGAGGATGTATATGTCCTGAGTGTCTCTCCGGAAAACGCACCGGACAAGCCGACCTGGCTGGAGCTTGAGTTTGAGAAAGGTGATGTGGTAGCAATTAACGGTGAACGAATGACTCCCCTGCAGGTCTTCCAGTTTCTAAATAAAGTTGGAGGAGCCAATGGAGTTGGCCGACTCGACCTGTTGGAGAATCGTTACGTTGGAATGAAATCCCGTGGTGTTTATGAAACACCAGGTGGAACCATTTACTACGAGGCACACCGGGGCATGGAAGAGCTGACCATGGATCGTGAAGTTATGAACCTGCGTGACTCTTTGATTCCTCGCTATGCGGGTATGGTATATAACGGATATTGGTTCTCTCCTGAGCGAGAGGCTCTGCAGGCACTGATCGATGAAACTCAAAAAACTGTTAACGGAACGGTTCGGGTAAAAATCTATAAAGGCAATGTGACTGTTACAGGCCGCAAATCTGCCACTGACTCCCTTTTTGATGCCAACATATCTACCTTTGAGGAAGATCATCAGGTTTATAACCAGGCAGACGCCGAAGGCTTTATTAAACTCAACGCCTTGCGACTGAAAATTCGCAGTAAACTTTATGGAGCAAAAAAGTAG
- the amrA gene encoding AmmeMemoRadiSam system protein A, whose product MADLELTDNQKRNIISRVRNTLRQELGMEVLQTEYDIPDLRVGLFVTLIKGGQLRGCIGTFLEQPLDQNLQSMACAAAFNDHRFPVLKRDEFDELRIEVTLMSSAFPIKAEDVEVGRHGLIITMGHHKGVLLPQVAVDHRWDRSAFIEHTCIKAGLPAQAYTQSNCCIEAFEAVIVGEEN is encoded by the coding sequence ATGGCGGATTTAGAGCTGACAGATAATCAGAAAAGAAATATTATATCACGCGTACGGAATACACTGCGACAGGAACTTGGAATGGAAGTACTTCAAACTGAGTATGATATTCCTGATCTTCGCGTAGGACTTTTTGTCACTCTCATAAAGGGAGGTCAGCTGCGTGGTTGTATTGGCACTTTTCTGGAGCAGCCACTGGATCAGAATCTCCAGTCCATGGCATGCGCTGCTGCTTTTAATGATCACCGCTTTCCAGTGCTCAAGCGCGACGAATTCGATGAATTGCGTATTGAGGTTACCCTGATGAGCTCGGCATTTCCTATTAAAGCTGAAGATGTGGAAGTGGGACGCCATGGACTTATTATAACCATGGGTCACCACAAGGGGGTACTGTTGCCCCAAGTTGCAGTTGATCACAGATGGGATAGGTCAGCATTTATAGAACACACCTGCATCAAAGCGGGATTGCCAGCACAAGCCTATACGCAATCAAATTGTTGTATTGAAGCCTTTGAGGCTGTAATAGTCGGCGAGGAGAACTGA
- a CDS encoding sodium-translocating pyrophosphatase: protein MTPVFFALVCSLLGIAVGLLYTQKINAMETGNERMVSIAAAIQEGASAYLWRQYKAIAIVGIAVTLIIVIFLDIYQAAGFVIGAVFSGLAGIIGMNVSVRANVRVAAAAKHGAQPAHKVAFIGGAVTGLLVVGLGLLGVAGYYYLLTLFLPASVHGHEAAVISLIGLAFGSSLISMFARLGGGIYTKAADVGADLVGKVEAGIPEDDPRNPAVIADNVGDNVGDCAGMAADLFETYAVTAIAAMLIAVFMVGDSFSVVTYPLVLGGISILGSIVGSFYTKLTNENVMGSLYKALIISAIISAIGFYPATIIMLEGAVDSPLNVFFCAIIGLIVTGLIFWITEYYTSTEHTPVRKIASASESGSATNIISGLAVGLQSTAPIVIVIVAGILSSYILAGVFGVAIAAMSLLSMAGMIVTLDSYGPITDNAGGIAEMSELDSSVRAVTDKLDAVGNTTKAVTKGYAIGSAGLASIVLFSAYQIDLERIKGITIQFMLNDPFVIAGLFIGGLVPFLVSSFAMEAVGKAAGSVIEEVRRQFRNNPKIMEGKEKPDYYQCVNIVTGEAIKQMIIPALLPVVVPILAVLLGILIAPDASAKILAGVLIGCIVTGIFVAISLCNSGGAWDNAKKYIEDGNHGGKGSEAHKAAVTGDTVGDPYKDTAGPAINPVIKVINVVALLLIPFL from the coding sequence ATGACCCCTGTCTTTTTTGCACTTGTCTGTTCCTTGCTGGGTATTGCCGTGGGGCTGCTTTATACCCAGAAAATCAATGCCATGGAAACTGGCAATGAAAGAATGGTATCTATTGCTGCTGCGATCCAAGAAGGGGCCTCAGCCTATCTGTGGCGCCAGTACAAAGCTATTGCTATTGTTGGCATAGCGGTAACGCTTATTATTGTTATTTTCCTCGATATTTATCAGGCTGCCGGCTTTGTTATTGGTGCAGTTTTTAGTGGTCTCGCAGGAATAATTGGCATGAACGTAAGTGTTCGGGCTAATGTGCGAGTCGCAGCTGCTGCTAAACACGGTGCACAACCGGCTCACAAGGTTGCGTTTATAGGTGGCGCTGTTACAGGTCTTTTGGTTGTTGGGCTTGGCCTGCTGGGAGTTGCTGGATACTACTACTTGCTCACCCTCTTTTTGCCAGCTTCAGTTCACGGACACGAAGCTGCTGTCATTTCCCTTATTGGCCTTGCTTTTGGCTCTAGCCTTATATCTATGTTTGCGCGACTTGGCGGTGGTATTTACACCAAAGCTGCAGATGTTGGTGCCGACCTGGTGGGAAAAGTAGAGGCTGGAATACCTGAGGATGACCCTCGTAACCCTGCAGTTATTGCTGACAATGTGGGGGACAATGTTGGTGACTGCGCTGGCATGGCAGCCGACCTTTTTGAAACATATGCTGTAACAGCAATTGCTGCAATGCTAATTGCCGTATTTATGGTAGGGGACAGCTTTAGTGTGGTCACTTACCCTCTTGTCCTTGGCGGCATCAGTATACTGGGCTCCATTGTAGGTAGCTTCTATACCAAGCTCACGAATGAAAACGTTATGGGTTCTTTGTACAAGGCCCTCATTATTTCTGCCATAATCAGTGCCATTGGTTTTTATCCTGCAACTATCATTATGCTGGAAGGCGCAGTTGACAGTCCTCTCAATGTCTTTTTCTGTGCCATCATTGGTCTGATTGTTACCGGTCTGATTTTCTGGATCACGGAGTACTATACATCAACCGAGCATACACCTGTCCGTAAGATTGCATCTGCCAGTGAATCCGGCAGCGCCACTAATATCATTTCCGGGCTGGCGGTAGGACTGCAATCAACAGCACCCATAGTTATTGTGATTGTGGCAGGTATCTTGTCGTCCTATATACTGGCAGGTGTTTTTGGTGTTGCCATTGCCGCCATGAGTCTTCTTTCCATGGCAGGCATGATTGTTACCCTCGACTCCTACGGTCCCATTACCGACAATGCAGGTGGTATTGCCGAAATGAGCGAGCTTGATTCCAGTGTACGTGCTGTTACCGATAAACTGGATGCCGTTGGCAACACAACCAAGGCAGTTACGAAAGGTTATGCTATTGGCTCTGCTGGCCTGGCCAGTATAGTACTTTTTTCTGCCTATCAGATTGATCTCGAGCGAATCAAGGGAATAACTATTCAATTCATGCTGAACGACCCCTTTGTCATTGCCGGACTCTTTATTGGTGGTCTGGTACCCTTTCTGGTTAGCTCTTTTGCCATGGAGGCCGTTGGGAAAGCAGCTGGTTCAGTAATTGAAGAAGTTCGCCGCCAGTTTCGCAACAACCCAAAGATCATGGAAGGCAAAGAGAAGCCTGACTACTATCAGTGTGTCAATATAGTTACTGGCGAAGCCATTAAGCAAATGATTATCCCTGCGTTGCTTCCAGTTGTTGTACCTATTCTTGCCGTCTTGCTAGGTATACTTATAGCGCCGGATGCATCTGCAAAGATTCTGGCAGGAGTTCTGATTGGCTGTATTGTTACTGGTATTTTTGTAGCAATCTCACTGTGTAACAGTGGTGGTGCCTGGGATAATGCCAAGAAGTATATTGAGGATGGCAACCATGGTGGCAAAGGCTCTGAAGCCCATAAAGCTGCGGTCACTGGTGATACCGTTGGTGACCCGTACAAGGACACGGCTGGACCTGCCATTAATCCCGTTATAAAAGTGATTAACGTAGTAGCATTGCTTTTGATTCCATTCCTGTAA